A single Natranaerobius thermophilus JW/NM-WN-LF DNA region contains:
- a CDS encoding uracil-xanthine permease family protein, which produces MKTNTNQLLTQLPMAFQHVFAMFGATVLVPFITGLNPSVALFTAGLGTLIFHLVTGGKVPVFLGSSFAFIAGIQAVNANFGLAHATGSLIAVGVVYLLIAGAVVLIGINNIRRLFPPIVTGPIIIVIGLILAPNAIEMAAEHWGIALITIVAVLTTGIMGKGFLKIIPILIGITTGYVASVLFGIIDFDPIRDAAWLRFPEFMAPEFSMDALKIMIPIALVTVIEHIGDITTNGAVVGKDFFKNPGLHKTLIGDGIATIVGGALGGPPNTTYGENTGVLALTKNYNPAIIRIAAVLAIGFSFIGKLGAFIMTIPEPVMGGVSFVLFGMIASVGVRTLVDSGPDLSNLRNSSVVFIILIVGISYLQGEENLATIQLTEYASLEGLSLAALLGISLNAVFEFILPKISAIENIIPSNEGYNSTEKVAPNKSK; this is translated from the coding sequence ATGAAAACTAACACAAACCAATTACTAACCCAACTTCCCATGGCTTTTCAACACGTATTTGCCATGTTTGGGGCTACAGTTTTAGTCCCTTTCATTACTGGGCTGAACCCCTCTGTAGCTTTGTTTACAGCCGGATTGGGAACTCTCATCTTTCACTTAGTAACGGGAGGAAAGGTTCCAGTCTTTTTAGGTTCGTCATTTGCTTTTATCGCAGGTATCCAAGCAGTAAACGCTAATTTTGGACTAGCCCATGCCACTGGGTCTCTGATAGCAGTTGGTGTTGTTTATCTGTTAATAGCGGGAGCTGTAGTATTAATTGGAATAAATAATATCAGGCGTCTTTTTCCTCCAATAGTTACTGGCCCAATTATCATAGTAATAGGTCTTATCCTAGCACCTAATGCCATAGAAATGGCTGCAGAACATTGGGGTATCGCACTCATTACAATAGTGGCAGTATTAACTACAGGGATTATGGGAAAAGGATTTTTAAAGATAATCCCCATCTTAATTGGAATCACCACAGGTTACGTAGCTAGTGTTTTGTTCGGAATAATTGATTTTGATCCTATCCGAGATGCAGCTTGGTTGAGATTTCCTGAATTCATGGCTCCTGAGTTTTCCATGGATGCGTTAAAAATTATGATCCCTATTGCATTGGTAACCGTTATTGAGCATATTGGGGACATTACCACCAACGGTGCTGTAGTAGGTAAAGACTTTTTTAAAAATCCTGGCCTACACAAGACATTAATCGGTGACGGAATTGCTACAATCGTAGGTGGTGCCTTAGGAGGACCTCCTAACACCACATACGGTGAAAATACAGGAGTATTAGCCCTAACAAAAAACTATAACCCAGCCATCATAAGAATAGCGGCAGTACTAGCCATTGGTTTCAGTTTTATTGGTAAACTTGGAGCATTCATCATGACTATCCCAGAACCAGTAATGGGCGGAGTTAGCTTCGTACTTTTCGGCATGATTGCCAGCGTTGGAGTTAGAACATTAGTTGATTCAGGTCCTGATCTGTCTAATTTGAGAAACTCAAGTGTAGTATTCATAATATTAATAGTAGGAATCTCATATTTACAAGGAGAAGAAAATCTTGCAACTATTCAATTGACAGAATACGCTAGTCTTGAAGGGTTAAGTTTAGCTGCCCTGCTAGGGATATCATTAAATGCAGTTTTCGAATTTATTTTGCCCAAAATATCAGCAATTGAAAATATTATCCCTTCAAATGAAGGGTATAACTCCACTGAAAAAGTGGCTCCAAATAAATCAAAATAA
- the nifJ gene encoding pyruvate:ferredoxin (flavodoxin) oxidoreductase, producing the protein MNQKSKTLNGNEAAAHISYPFTEVAAIYPITPSSPMAEITDKWAAHGKKNMFGQRVRVVELQSEAGASGTIHGSLAAGALTTTYTASQGLLLMIPNMYKLVGELLPGVFHVSARALATHALSIFGDHQDVMACRQTGFGFLAASNAQEVMDLGCLAHLAAIKSRMPFLHFFDGFRTSHEYQNVNVIDFEDIQDLVDYQAIKEFRARALSPEKPVVRGTAQNPDIYFQGKELPNPYYKAVPEVVENYMQELEKIIGRSYNLFDYHGDPQAKHIIIAMGSVCDTIEETVDHLNEQGRKVGLIKVRLYRPFSAEHLLSAIPDTVKKIAVLDRTKEPGSLGEPLYQDVVHAYKNSQLNPEIIGGRYGLGSKETRPSHIISVFDNLAEDKPKDNFTIGIVDDVSHTSLPETGDVDITPSDTISCKFWGLGSDGTVGANQSAVKIIGDHTDLYAQAYFSYDSKKSGGTTVSHLRFGKQPIRAPYLVYNADYVACHNPAFVNNYDLLQGLKAGGTFVLNCPWSKEDLEEKLPASMKRYLAENDINFYIIDAISIAGEIGLGNRINMIMQSAFFKLADVIPIEDAVKYLKESVVENYGDKGQKVVDMNNLAIDKGIDSLIKVDIPKAWKDAQEEEYEESESEPEFVTNIQKPMAKHEGDDLPVSAFKGMEDGTFPLRTTAYEKRGIAVNIPEWQIDKCIQCNQCSYICPHAVIRPYLLDEEEVQRAPETFETKQATGKDMDDLSYRIQVSPLDCTGCGNCADICPAKGKALIMEPAEEQIEQQEDNWEFAQTITEKTDRVNTKTLKGSQFVKPLFEFHGACPGCGETPYYRLLTQLFGDRMLIANATGCSSIYCASAPSIPFTINSEGRGPAWANSLFEDNAEYGYGMYLASDYIQDRLAELAREVLETQQGDQDLNQALEEWLHVRKDGEKSKEAAKKLINLLNNRNLDANTTLKHIAEYQDYLIKRSQWLIGGDGWAYDIGFGGLDHVLSTGEDVNTLVMDTEVYSNTGGQSSKATQTAAMAKFASSGKATMKKDLGMMAMSYGYVYVAQVSMGANMNQTLKAFLEAEQYPGPSLIIAYSPCINHGIRSGMGTSISQEKAAVDSGYWHLYRYNPQLKEEGKNPFILDSKEPKESLQDFLMSEVRFASLQKVFPETAEKLFEKAKQDARTKYETYKTLSEHKLF; encoded by the coding sequence GTGAACCAGAAATCTAAAACTCTCAATGGTAATGAAGCAGCAGCACACATTTCTTACCCTTTTACAGAGGTTGCTGCTATTTATCCTATTACCCCTTCGTCACCCATGGCTGAAATCACTGACAAGTGGGCTGCCCATGGTAAAAAGAATATGTTCGGCCAACGGGTACGAGTGGTCGAGTTACAGTCTGAGGCTGGCGCGTCAGGAACCATCCATGGTTCTTTAGCTGCTGGGGCTTTAACGACAACCTATACAGCTTCTCAAGGTTTACTACTTATGATTCCCAACATGTACAAGTTGGTAGGCGAACTTCTTCCCGGTGTGTTTCACGTTAGTGCCAGGGCCTTAGCTACCCATGCCCTTTCCATTTTCGGAGATCATCAAGATGTAATGGCCTGTCGCCAGACGGGTTTTGGATTCTTAGCGGCGTCCAACGCCCAGGAAGTAATGGACCTGGGTTGTTTAGCTCATCTAGCAGCAATTAAGTCAAGGATGCCATTTTTACATTTTTTTGATGGGTTTAGAACTTCTCATGAATATCAAAATGTCAATGTAATAGATTTTGAAGATATACAGGACCTAGTGGATTATCAAGCTATCAAAGAATTCAGGGCTAGAGCTTTAAGTCCAGAAAAACCAGTTGTCAGAGGAACCGCCCAAAACCCTGATATTTACTTTCAGGGAAAGGAACTTCCAAACCCATATTACAAAGCAGTACCAGAAGTTGTAGAAAATTATATGCAAGAATTAGAAAAAATCATCGGTAGAAGTTATAACTTATTTGATTATCATGGAGACCCCCAGGCAAAACATATTATTATTGCTATGGGGTCAGTGTGCGATACCATTGAAGAAACTGTAGATCATTTAAACGAACAAGGCCGAAAAGTTGGTTTAATTAAAGTTCGGCTCTATCGGCCATTTTCTGCAGAACATCTCCTATCAGCTATCCCCGACACAGTCAAGAAAATAGCGGTCCTGGATCGAACTAAAGAACCTGGATCTTTAGGAGAACCTTTATATCAGGATGTTGTTCATGCATATAAAAATTCTCAGTTGAACCCTGAAATTATCGGAGGCCGTTATGGTCTAGGGTCCAAAGAAACTAGACCTTCACACATAATATCCGTTTTTGACAATCTGGCCGAGGATAAACCAAAGGATAATTTCACCATCGGTATTGTGGATGACGTATCCCACACTTCTCTACCAGAAACAGGAGATGTGGACATCACACCTAGTGATACCATTAGTTGTAAATTTTGGGGGCTTGGCTCCGATGGTACCGTCGGGGCGAATCAAAGTGCAGTCAAAATAATTGGTGATCACACAGATTTATACGCTCAAGCATATTTCTCCTATGACAGTAAAAAGTCAGGTGGAACCACAGTATCTCATTTAAGATTTGGCAAACAACCCATAAGAGCTCCTTATTTAGTTTATAACGCCGATTATGTAGCTTGCCATAACCCAGCTTTTGTCAATAATTACGATCTGTTACAAGGTCTTAAAGCAGGTGGAACTTTCGTATTGAATTGCCCCTGGTCTAAGGAAGATCTCGAAGAAAAATTACCCGCTTCTATGAAAAGATATCTAGCCGAGAACGATATCAATTTCTACATAATAGATGCCATATCCATTGCAGGAGAAATAGGTCTAGGAAATAGAATCAACATGATTATGCAGTCAGCATTTTTTAAGCTGGCTGATGTAATTCCAATTGAAGATGCTGTCAAATACTTAAAGGAGTCTGTAGTAGAAAATTATGGTGATAAAGGACAAAAAGTAGTTGATATGAATAACTTAGCTATAGATAAAGGAATAGACTCATTAATCAAGGTTGATATTCCTAAAGCCTGGAAAGATGCTCAAGAAGAAGAGTATGAAGAAAGTGAATCCGAACCCGAGTTTGTCACAAACATTCAAAAACCCATGGCTAAGCACGAAGGAGATGATCTTCCGGTTAGTGCCTTTAAAGGAATGGAAGATGGAACTTTCCCATTAAGAACTACAGCTTATGAAAAGCGTGGTATTGCAGTCAACATACCAGAATGGCAAATTGATAAATGCATTCAGTGCAATCAATGTTCGTATATCTGCCCTCACGCTGTCATCCGGCCATATTTACTTGATGAAGAAGAAGTGCAAAGGGCTCCTGAAACTTTTGAAACTAAGCAGGCTACCGGTAAAGATATGGATGACTTAAGTTACAGAATCCAAGTTAGTCCTCTTGATTGTACTGGTTGTGGAAACTGTGCCGACATTTGCCCTGCCAAGGGAAAAGCTTTGATCATGGAACCGGCTGAAGAACAAATAGAACAACAAGAAGATAATTGGGAATTTGCTCAAACCATTACCGAAAAAACAGATCGTGTCAATACAAAAACCTTAAAGGGGAGTCAGTTCGTCAAGCCTTTATTTGAGTTTCATGGTGCCTGTCCTGGATGCGGTGAAACGCCCTATTACAGGTTGTTAACCCAATTATTCGGTGACAGAATGTTGATAGCCAATGCTACTGGCTGTTCTTCAATTTATTGTGCTAGTGCTCCCAGCATTCCTTTTACCATTAACTCAGAAGGACGTGGGCCAGCGTGGGCCAACTCCCTTTTCGAAGATAATGCTGAGTACGGTTACGGAATGTACTTGGCTTCAGATTACATTCAAGATAGATTGGCAGAATTAGCAAGAGAGGTCTTAGAAACTCAACAAGGCGACCAAGACTTAAACCAAGCTTTAGAAGAGTGGCTACATGTTAGAAAAGATGGCGAAAAATCCAAAGAAGCCGCTAAAAAGCTTATCAATCTCTTAAATAACCGGAATTTAGACGCTAACACAACTTTAAAACATATTGCCGAATATCAAGATTATTTAATTAAACGATCACAATGGTTAATTGGCGGTGATGGTTGGGCCTATGACATTGGTTTCGGTGGTTTAGATCATGTACTCTCCACAGGTGAAGATGTAAATACCTTGGTTATGGATACTGAAGTTTATTCAAATACCGGTGGTCAATCGTCTAAAGCTACTCAGACTGCTGCTATGGCCAAATTCGCCTCTTCTGGCAAAGCCACTATGAAAAAGGATTTAGGTATGATGGCCATGAGCTACGGTTACGTTTACGTCGCGCAAGTTTCTATGGGAGCAAATATGAACCAGACTTTAAAAGCTTTCTTAGAAGCTGAACAATACCCTGGTCCTTCTCTAATAATTGCATATTCTCCATGTATCAATCACGGAATCAGAAGTGGTATGGGGACTAGTATCAGCCAAGAAAAAGCAGCAGTTGACTCAGGCTATTGGCATCTTTATCGTTATAATCCTCAGTTAAAAGAAGAAGGTAAAAATCCCTTCATTTTAGATTCAAAAGAACCTAAAGAATCACTGCAAGATTTCTTAATGAGTGAAGTTAGATTTGCTTCTTTACAAAAAGTGTTCCCAGAAACTGCAGAAAAACTATTTGAAAAAGCCAAACAAGATGCTCGTACCAAATATGAAACTTATAAAACCTTATCAGAACATAAACTCTTTTAA